A region of Actinobacillus porcitonsillarum DNA encodes the following proteins:
- the pgi gene encoding glucose-6-phosphate isomerase — protein MQKINPTQTAAWQALEQHKAENLTIPQLFAENASRFNQYSLNFANQILVDYSKNAVNDKTLGLLRQLADECQLTSAIEAMFSGQKINRTENRAVLHTALRNRSNTPVYVDGKDVMPEVNAVLAKMKDFCQRIISGAWKGYTGKAITDVINIGIGGSDLGPYMVTEALRPYKNHLTMHFVSNVDGTHIAETLKKVNPETTLVLVASKTFTTQETMTNALTAREWLLSHAKDESAVAKHFAALSTNASEVAKFGIDTNNMFEFWDWVGGRYSLWSAIGLSIALSIGFENFEQLLDGAHEMDKHFRNTPIEQNIPATLALIGIWNCNFLGAETEALLPYDQYLHRFAAYFQQGNMESNGKFVGRDGKAVTYQTGPIVWGEPGTNGQHAFYQLIHQGTKLIPCDFIAPAQTHNPVGDHHAKLLSNFFAQTEALAFGKSKEVVEQEFLQAGKKLEDVAEIVPFKVFTGNKPTNSILVQKITPFTLGALIAMYEHKIFVQGVIFNIYSFDQWGVELGKQLANRILPELQGNEEIASHDSSTNGLINQYKAWR, from the coding sequence ATGCAAAAAATTAATCCAACTCAAACGGCTGCTTGGCAAGCACTTGAACAACATAAAGCTGAAAATTTAACCATTCCTCAATTATTTGCCGAAAATGCTTCCCGCTTTAATCAATACTCTTTAAATTTTGCAAATCAAATTCTGGTCGATTACTCTAAAAATGCGGTTAATGATAAAACCTTAGGTTTATTACGCCAATTAGCCGATGAATGCCAATTAACATCAGCGATAGAAGCGATGTTTAGCGGGCAAAAAATTAACCGCACTGAAAATCGTGCTGTATTGCATACCGCATTACGTAACCGTTCGAATACACCGGTTTATGTTGATGGCAAAGATGTGATGCCGGAAGTTAATGCTGTTTTAGCAAAAATGAAAGATTTCTGCCAACGCATTATTTCAGGCGCATGGAAAGGTTATACCGGCAAAGCGATTACTGATGTGATTAACATTGGGATCGGTGGTTCGGATTTAGGTCCTTATATGGTAACAGAAGCGTTACGTCCATATAAAAATCATCTCACAATGCACTTTGTATCAAACGTAGATGGTACTCATATTGCGGAAACGTTGAAAAAAGTAAATCCTGAAACCACGCTTGTGTTGGTAGCTTCTAAAACCTTTACCACTCAAGAAACCATGACAAACGCTTTGACCGCTCGTGAATGGTTATTAAGCCACGCAAAAGATGAATCAGCGGTTGCAAAACACTTTGCGGCACTTTCAACTAATGCTTCAGAAGTGGCTAAATTTGGTATTGATACCAACAACATGTTTGAATTCTGGGATTGGGTTGGCGGTCGCTATTCTCTTTGGTCTGCAATCGGTTTATCTATTGCGCTATCTATCGGTTTTGAGAATTTTGAGCAGTTATTAGACGGTGCGCACGAAATGGATAAACATTTCCGCAACACGCCAATTGAACAAAATATTCCGGCAACATTAGCACTGATTGGCATTTGGAACTGTAATTTCTTAGGTGCAGAAACCGAAGCACTATTACCTTACGATCAATACTTACACCGTTTTGCCGCTTATTTCCAACAAGGGAATATGGAGTCTAATGGTAAATTTGTTGGTCGTGATGGCAAAGCGGTAACCTATCAAACCGGTCCGATCGTTTGGGGTGAACCGGGAACAAACGGACAACACGCTTTCTACCAGTTAATTCACCAAGGTACGAAATTGATCCCTTGTGATTTTATCGCACCGGCACAAACACATAATCCGGTTGGCGACCACCATGCTAAACTGCTTTCAAACTTCTTTGCTCAAACAGAAGCACTTGCGTTCGGTAAATCAAAAGAAGTGGTAGAACAAGAGTTCTTACAAGCGGGTAAAAAATTAGAAGATGTTGCAGAAATCGTACCGTTTAAAGTCTTTACCGGCAATAAACCGACTAACTCAATTTTGGTTCAAAAAATCACACCATTTACGCTTGGGGCGTTGATTGCAATGTATGAACATAAAATCTTTGTACAAGGTGTTATCTTCAACATTTACAGCTTCGACCAATGGGGCGTAGAATTAGGTAAACAGTTAGCAAACCGCATTTTACCTGAACTTCAAGGCAATGAAGAAATCGCAAGCCACGATAGTTCAACGAATGGCTTAATCAACCAATATAAAGCGTGGCGTTAA
- the ilvD gene encoding dihydroxy-acid dehydratase, which produces MPKLRSATSTQGRNMAGARALWRATGMKENDFGKPIIAVVNSFTQFVPGHVHLKDMGQLVAEQIEKAGGVAKEFNTIAVDDGIAMGHGGMLYSLPSRDLIADSVEYMVNAHCADAMVCISNCDKITPGMLMAALRLNIPTIFVSGGPMEAGKTKLSDQIIKLDLVDAMVQSADKNVSDADVDAIERSACPTCGSCSGMFTANSMNCLTEALGLSLPGNGSCLATHADRKQLFLDAGTQIVELCKKYYEQDDLSVLPRSIATKAAFDNAMSLDIAMGGSTNTVLHLLAAAQEAEVDFTMADIDRLSRKVPCLSKVAPNTAKYHMEDVHRAGGIMAILGELDRAGLLNNQTRTVLGLSLAEQIAKYDIMLTKDEAVHKFFRAGPAGIRTTKAFSQDTRWDSVDDDRQNGCIRSKEFAYSQDGGLAMLSGNIALDGCIVKTAGVDESILKFKGEAIVFESQEDAVAGILGGKVRAGHVVVIRYEGPKGGPGMQEMLYPTSYLKSMGLGKACALLTDGRFSGGTSGLSIGHCSPEAAAGGLIGVVKDGDTIEIDIPNRKIELVVPEAELAQRRAEQDAKGWKPANRQREVSFALKVYGHFATSADKGAVRDKTKI; this is translated from the coding sequence ATGCCTAAATTACGTTCAGCGACCAGCACACAAGGTCGCAATATGGCAGGTGCGCGTGCATTATGGCGTGCAACGGGAATGAAAGAAAATGACTTTGGTAAACCGATTATTGCGGTGGTGAACTCCTTTACCCAGTTCGTACCGGGACACGTGCACTTAAAAGATATGGGGCAACTTGTCGCCGAGCAAATTGAGAAAGCAGGCGGTGTGGCAAAAGAGTTCAACACCATTGCGGTTGATGACGGTATTGCGATGGGACACGGCGGTATGCTCTATTCTCTACCAAGCCGTGATTTAATTGCCGACAGCGTGGAGTATATGGTGAATGCGCACTGTGCCGATGCGATGGTGTGTATTTCAAACTGCGACAAAATCACCCCGGGAATGTTAATGGCGGCATTGCGTTTAAATATTCCGACGATTTTTGTGTCCGGCGGTCCGATGGAAGCAGGGAAAACCAAGCTATCCGACCAAATTATCAAATTAGACTTAGTCGATGCGATGGTGCAGAGTGCAGATAAAAATGTGTCTGATGCCGATGTTGATGCGATTGAGCGCTCTGCTTGCCCAACTTGTGGTTCTTGTTCAGGTATGTTTACCGCAAACTCAATGAACTGCTTAACAGAAGCTCTCGGTTTAAGTTTACCAGGCAACGGCTCTTGCCTTGCAACGCACGCTGACCGCAAACAGTTATTCTTAGATGCCGGTACGCAAATTGTTGAGCTGTGCAAAAAATATTACGAGCAAGATGATTTGTCTGTATTGCCACGTTCTATTGCAACCAAAGCGGCATTTGATAATGCAATGAGCCTAGATATTGCCATGGGCGGTTCAACTAATACGGTTTTACACTTACTTGCCGCAGCACAAGAAGCGGAAGTGGATTTCACGATGGCGGATATTGATCGCCTTTCTCGTAAAGTACCTTGCTTAAGCAAAGTTGCACCAAATACAGCGAAATACCATATGGAAGATGTACACCGTGCAGGTGGGATTATGGCAATTTTAGGCGAGCTAGATCGTGCAGGGTTATTGAACAATCAAACTCGCACGGTGTTAGGCTTAAGCCTTGCGGAACAAATTGCGAAGTACGACATTATGCTGACCAAAGATGAAGCGGTACATAAATTCTTCCGTGCAGGTCCAGCAGGTATTCGCACCACTAAAGCCTTCTCACAAGATACCCGTTGGGATAGCGTTGATGATGACCGCCAAAACGGTTGTATTCGTAGCAAAGAGTTTGCGTACAGCCAAGACGGAGGCTTAGCGATGTTGTCGGGCAATATTGCCTTAGACGGTTGTATCGTAAAAACCGCAGGAGTGGACGAATCAATCTTAAAATTCAAAGGCGAAGCCATTGTATTTGAAAGCCAAGAAGATGCGGTTGCAGGGATTTTAGGCGGAAAAGTGCGCGCAGGACACGTGGTCGTTATCCGCTACGAAGGTCCAAAAGGCGGGCCGGGTATGCAAGAGATGCTTTATCCGACCAGCTATTTAAAATCCATGGGCTTAGGCAAGGCTTGTGCGTTATTAACGGATGGGCGTTTCTCCGGCGGTACATCAGGCTTGTCTATCGGACACTGTTCACCGGAAGCAGCCGCAGGCGGTTTGATTGGTGTCGTTAAAGATGGCGATACCATTGAAATTGACATTCCAAACCGTAAAATCGAACTGGTTGTGCCTGAAGCTGAGCTTGCTCAACGCCGTGCAGAACAAGATGCGAAAGGCTGGAAACCAGCAAACCGTCAGCGTGAAGTCTCTTTTGCACTAAAAGTGTACGGACATTTTGCGACTTCAGCGGATAAAGGTGCGGTTCGCGATAAAACCAAAATTTAA
- the aroE gene encoding shikimate dehydrogenase: MNQYAVWGNPIAQSKSPRIHQLFGELTQKNISYEAKLGDEQAFEQQIQMFFQQGAKGANITAPFKERAFKLADLHSEGCLLAEACNTLKKLDDGRLYAENTDGAGLCSDLARLGWLAEKQRVLILGAGGATKGVLFPLLKANQQITIYNRTHEKAVELAEKFAKFGQIQAACWEEIIQSKFDLIINATSLGLQGKYVELPQSVLVGSSVYDMQYAVDMSTPFLNYARSQGVEKYQDGLGMLVGQAAESFKLWESVLPEVEPVLVQLQTEMKKAK, translated from the coding sequence ATGAACCAATATGCCGTATGGGGAAACCCAATTGCACAAAGTAAATCGCCTCGTATTCATCAACTATTTGGCGAATTAACGCAAAAAAATATTTCATATGAAGCAAAACTTGGCGATGAACAGGCTTTTGAGCAACAAATTCAAATGTTTTTCCAGCAAGGCGCTAAAGGTGCAAATATTACCGCACCTTTTAAAGAGCGCGCATTCAAACTTGCGGATCTACATAGTGAAGGTTGTTTATTAGCAGAGGCTTGCAATACGTTGAAAAAATTAGATGACGGGCGTTTATATGCTGAAAATACAGATGGTGCAGGTTTATGTTCAGATTTAGCACGTTTAGGCTGGTTAGCTGAAAAACAACGAGTACTCATTTTAGGTGCCGGCGGGGCGACTAAAGGCGTGCTATTTCCATTATTAAAAGCTAATCAGCAGATTACCATTTATAATCGAACTCACGAAAAAGCGGTCGAATTAGCTGAAAAATTTGCAAAGTTTGGGCAAATTCAAGCCGCTTGCTGGGAAGAGATTATTCAATCTAAGTTCGATCTAATTATCAATGCAACGTCACTAGGCTTACAGGGTAAGTATGTTGAATTGCCGCAATCGGTTTTAGTGGGTAGCAGTGTATATGATATGCAGTATGCTGTTGATATGAGTACGCCATTTTTGAATTATGCTCGTTCTCAAGGCGTTGAGAAGTACCAAGATGGTTTAGGAATGCTGGTAGGGCAGGCGGCGGAGTCTTTTAAATTGTGGGAAAGCGTACTACCCGAGGTAGAACCGGTATTAGTACAACTACAAACGGAAATGAAAAAAGCAAAATAG